The following are from one region of the Halolamina litorea genome:
- the cofH gene encoding 7,8-didemethyl-8-hydroxy-5-deazariboflavin synthase subunit CofH, translating to MTTAADLDDGALDFESVPESDQSFENALAKAADGERLHVDDAVELLTTGTESPGIDAARKERVLELADRRRAEVVGDTVTFVANLNNNVTTACNTGCLFCNFKNTASAFEADSTVEHSGFTKTPAESRAAVEEGLDRGIYEVTSVSGLHPAFALDDEHHEILRNHDDAARTVNYKPPERYDTDPGTYVEQMEAMSVGGVHLHSMTPEEAYHARRGTERSYESIYGKLRDAGLDSAPGTAAEILVDEVRDVICPGKMDTGEWVDAMEGAAAAGLPLTSTMMYGHVENEMHRAKHLKVIRDLQDRTGAITEFVPLSFIHQNTPLYEAGVVDSGATHDEDELLVAVARLFLDNVEHIQSSWVKSGDEHGLKLLNCGADDFMGTILSEEITKRAGGQYGEFRSVADYVEMVGAIGRPLAERSTDYSETRRVEIDGGPYGPTLGPRADGTPLLD from the coding sequence ATGACCACGGCGGCCGACCTCGACGATGGGGCCCTCGACTTCGAGTCCGTCCCCGAGAGCGACCAGTCCTTCGAGAACGCGCTGGCGAAGGCCGCCGACGGGGAGCGACTACACGTCGACGACGCCGTCGAACTGCTGACTACCGGCACCGAGTCGCCGGGGATCGACGCCGCGCGCAAGGAGCGCGTGCTCGAACTCGCGGACCGCCGCCGCGCCGAAGTCGTCGGCGACACGGTGACGTTCGTCGCCAACCTCAACAACAACGTCACGACCGCCTGCAACACCGGCTGTCTGTTCTGCAACTTCAAGAACACCGCGAGCGCGTTCGAGGCCGACTCGACCGTCGAGCACTCGGGATTCACCAAGACGCCCGCCGAGAGCCGCGCGGCCGTCGAGGAGGGCCTCGACCGCGGCATCTACGAGGTCACCTCCGTCTCCGGGCTTCACCCCGCGTTCGCGCTGGACGACGAACACCACGAGATCCTACGGAACCACGACGACGCCGCCCGGACGGTGAACTACAAACCGCCCGAACGCTACGACACCGACCCCGGGACGTACGTCGAACAGATGGAGGCCATGTCCGTCGGCGGCGTCCACCTCCACTCGATGACGCCCGAGGAAGCGTACCACGCCCGCCGCGGGACCGAGCGCTCCTACGAGTCGATCTACGGCAAACTTCGGGATGCGGGGCTCGACTCGGCGCCGGGAACCGCCGCCGAAATCCTCGTCGACGAGGTCCGGGACGTGATCTGTCCGGGGAAGATGGACACCGGCGAGTGGGTCGACGCGATGGAGGGCGCCGCCGCCGCGGGCCTCCCCCTCACGTCGACGATGATGTACGGCCACGTCGAGAACGAGATGCACCGCGCGAAACACCTGAAAGTGATCCGGGACCTGCAGGACCGAACGGGCGCGATCACGGAGTTCGTTCCCCTCTCGTTCATCCACCAGAACACGCCGCTGTATGAGGCCGGCGTCGTCGATTCGGGGGCGACCCACGACGAGGACGAACTGCTCGTCGCCGTCGCCCGCCTCTTCCTCGACAACGTCGAGCACATCCAGTCCTCGTGGGTCAAGTCCGGCGACGAACACGGGCTGAAACTGCTGAACTGCGGCGCCGACGACTTCATGGGCACCATCCTCTCCGAGGAGATCACCAAGCGCGCCGGCGGCCAGTACGGCGAGTTCCGCAGCGTCGCCGACTACGTCGAGATGGTGGGGGCGATCGGTCGACCGCTGGCCGAGCGCTCGACTGACTACAGCGAGACCCGCCGCGTCGAGATTGACGGCGGCCCCTACGGCCCGACACTCGGCCCGCGCGCCGACGGGACGCCGCTGCTCGACTGA
- the purQ gene encoding phosphoribosylformylglycinamidine synthase I produces the protein MTVSVVQFGGSNCDRDAVRALARIGVDAERVWHEDGLPADTEGVVLPGGFSYGDYLRAGAMAAHSPIMNEVRAAAEEGVPVLGVCNGAQIGCESRLTPGAFTTNASARFQCEDVYLRVENADTPWTAAYDEGEVIELPIAHGEGRFEIEAERYDELVADDRVLFRYCDADGNVTDDANPNGSTGNVAGVLGESTNVAVLMPHPERASLEELGGIDGRGVLEGLA, from the coding sequence ATGACGGTCTCTGTGGTGCAGTTCGGCGGCTCGAACTGCGACCGCGACGCCGTGCGTGCACTCGCCCGCATCGGCGTCGACGCCGAGCGCGTCTGGCACGAGGACGGCCTCCCGGCGGACACCGAGGGCGTGGTCCTCCCCGGCGGCTTCTCCTACGGCGACTACCTCCGGGCGGGCGCGATGGCCGCCCACTCGCCGATCATGAACGAGGTCCGCGCGGCCGCCGAGGAGGGCGTCCCCGTCCTCGGCGTCTGCAACGGCGCCCAGATCGGCTGTGAGAGCCGGCTCACCCCGGGCGCGTTCACCACGAACGCCAGCGCGCGCTTCCAGTGTGAGGACGTGTACCTGCGCGTCGAGAACGCCGACACGCCGTGGACCGCCGCCTACGACGAGGGCGAAGTGATCGAACTGCCCATCGCTCACGGCGAGGGTCGGTTCGAGATCGAGGCCGAACGCTACGACGAACTTGTCGCTGACGACCGCGTGCTGTTTCGCTACTGCGACGCCGACGGGAACGTCACCGACGACGCGAACCCCAACGGTTCGACGGGCAACGTCGCCGGCGTGCTCGGCGAGTCGACGAACGTCGCGGTGCTGATGCCCCACCCCGAGCGGGCGTCCTTGGAAGAGCTCGGTGGCATCGACGGTCGGGGCGTGCTGGAAGGCCTCGCGTAG
- a CDS encoding pyridoxal phosphate-dependent aminotransferase produces MKVAERVRETPPSGIREFFELAEAADDVISLGVGEPDFSAPWAAREAAIDALERGRTSYTANRGRADLRRGITDHVARYDLDYDPEKEVLVTTGASEAVDLAMRALVDPGDTVAVPQPSYISYGPTAGFAGAEVLPVPTRAEDGFKLTERALREAGAADADALIYCYPNNPTGAVMDHADLRPVAAFAREHDLTVFADEIYAALTYGSEHDSIATLPGMAERTVVIGGFSKAYAMTGLRLGYALAPPEAVEAMTRIHQYTMLSAPTTAQFAGLEALRSCEGAVSEMHAAYDRRRRYTLSRFREMGLDCFEAEGAFYAFPECPGDDEAFAEALLAEEGVAVVPGSAFGEGGAGHLRVSYATGMDDLREATARIERFLD; encoded by the coding sequence ATGAAGGTCGCCGAACGGGTCCGGGAGACGCCACCGTCGGGCATCCGGGAGTTCTTCGAACTGGCGGAGGCGGCCGACGACGTGATCTCGTTGGGCGTCGGCGAACCCGACTTCTCGGCGCCGTGGGCCGCCCGCGAGGCCGCCATCGACGCCCTCGAACGGGGCCGCACCTCCTACACCGCCAACCGCGGCCGGGCGGACCTCCGGCGGGGGATCACCGACCACGTCGCCCGCTACGACCTCGACTACGACCCCGAGAAGGAGGTACTCGTCACGACCGGCGCCAGCGAGGCGGTCGATCTGGCGATGCGCGCGCTCGTCGATCCGGGCGACACCGTCGCCGTCCCCCAGCCCTCCTACATCTCCTACGGGCCGACCGCGGGGTTCGCCGGCGCCGAGGTGCTCCCGGTGCCGACGCGCGCCGAGGACGGCTTCAAACTCACCGAGCGAGCCCTTCGCGAGGCCGGCGCTGCCGACGCCGACGCGCTGATCTACTGCTACCCGAACAACCCCACCGGCGCGGTGATGGACCACGCCGACCTCCGACCCGTCGCGGCGTTCGCCCGCGAGCACGACCTGACGGTGTTCGCCGACGAGATATACGCCGCGCTCACCTACGGGAGCGAACACGACTCCATCGCCACCCTGCCGGGGATGGCCGAGCGAACGGTCGTCATCGGTGGCTTCTCGAAGGCGTACGCGATGACGGGGCTGCGACTCGGCTACGCGCTCGCACCGCCGGAAGCGGTCGAGGCGATGACCCGCATCCACCAGTACACGATGCTCTCGGCGCCGACGACGGCCCAGTTCGCCGGCCTCGAGGCGCTCCGCTCGTGTGAGGGGGCCGTCTCGGAGATGCACGCCGCCTACGACCGGCGGCGACGGTACACGCTCTCGCGGTTCCGCGAGATGGGCCTCGACTGCTTCGAGGCCGAGGGGGCGTTCTACGCCTTCCCCGAGTGTCCCGGCGACGACGAGGCGTTCGCCGAGGCGCTACTGGCCGAGGAGGGCGTCGCCGTCGTCCCGGGGAGCGCGTTCGGCGAGGGCGGCGCGGGCCACCTCCGAGTCTCCTACGCGACCGGGATGGACGACCTGCGGGAGGCGACCGCGCGGATCGAGCGGTTCCTCGACTGA
- a CDS encoding PQQ-binding-like beta-propeller repeat protein, with translation MQPSNVSRSTSGAATDRSVTRRAALAASAVAATTALAGCGGVDELRDSLNPRTHNSDAELGDPPEPWPTAAHDALRTGYRDTETSLPDSPTVERIGPGGGDFYEGPPMVGPEAVYAPIHSQAEPEYVRRFVATGLDGEVRWRHDWSESSGPASPTLHGETAFLTRAGETMAVDRRTGEVHWRYAAGTVPSTPTAVGDRLYLGGKSLIALDGVTGERLWTADAVPDHAGELAATENTVYAQSDGTLFALDAADGSVHWESEIEQAAYAGPVVGEDTIALMGSEGLLQARSRADGSERWSVQFDNAAQNPPAIADGVVYATDESPYACRAYDAVSGEELWDVDLGVGSDDRPVLDPSTVYVADEDAIDCIDRETGEVRQQLTIGLDSFSQHAIALADDALFFVGQRDGEGGVYRVG, from the coding sequence ATGCAGCCCTCCAACGTTTCACGCTCCACCAGTGGAGCCGCCACCGACCGATCGGTCACCAGACGCGCCGCGCTCGCGGCCAGCGCCGTCGCGGCGACGACGGCGCTCGCCGGCTGCGGCGGCGTCGACGAACTCCGAGATTCGCTGAACCCCCGCACACACAACAGCGACGCCGAACTCGGCGACCCGCCCGAACCGTGGCCGACGGCCGCCCACGACGCGCTGCGGACCGGTTACCGCGACACCGAGACGAGCCTTCCCGACTCGCCGACCGTCGAGCGGATCGGTCCCGGCGGCGGCGACTTCTACGAGGGGCCGCCGATGGTCGGTCCCGAGGCGGTGTACGCGCCGATCCACAGCCAAGCCGAGCCCGAGTACGTCCGCAGGTTCGTCGCCACGGGCCTCGACGGCGAGGTCCGGTGGCGCCACGACTGGTCGGAGTCGAGCGGGCCCGCTTCGCCCACGCTCCACGGCGAAACGGCGTTCCTGACCCGCGCCGGCGAGACGATGGCCGTCGACCGCCGGACCGGCGAGGTCCACTGGCGGTACGCGGCCGGGACGGTGCCGAGTACGCCCACTGCGGTCGGCGACCGGCTTTACCTCGGCGGGAAGTCCCTCATCGCGCTCGACGGCGTCACCGGCGAGCGGCTCTGGACGGCCGACGCGGTGCCGGACCACGCCGGCGAACTCGCCGCGACCGAGAACACCGTCTACGCCCAGAGCGACGGGACGCTGTTCGCCCTCGACGCTGCCGACGGCTCGGTGCACTGGGAGAGCGAGATCGAACAGGCCGCCTACGCCGGTCCGGTCGTCGGCGAGGACACGATCGCGCTGATGGGCAGCGAGGGGCTGTTGCAGGCCCGCTCGCGCGCCGACGGGAGCGAGCGTTGGTCGGTCCAGTTCGACAACGCCGCCCAGAACCCGCCCGCGATCGCCGACGGCGTCGTCTACGCGACCGACGAGTCACCGTATGCCTGCCGGGCCTACGACGCCGTGAGTGGCGAGGAGCTGTGGGACGTCGATCTCGGCGTCGGCAGCGACGACCGGCCCGTGCTCGATCCGTCGACCGTCTACGTCGCCGACGAGGACGCCATCGACTGCATCGACCGCGAGACCGGCGAGGTGCGGCAACAGCTCACCATCGGCCTCGATTCGTTCTCCCAGCACGCCATCGCACTCGCCGACGACGCGCTGTTCTTCGTCGGCCAACGGGACGGCGAGGGCGGCGTCTACCGGGTCGGCTAA
- a CDS encoding mechanosensitive ion channel family protein — translation MHTLTALQFGLGDVSAFGVEATAVVGKAVAFVAGFLVTLLIGRMVLIPLLLRLLEARGFTDALQSLTKSVANALIVFAAVAVAFMAAGFPSFLTAAATLSGALALAVGFAAQDLVGNFVAGVFIIKDKPFEVGDWIEWDGNSGRVEEIDLRVSTVRTFDNERITVPNGDLANNAITNPVAYEKLRQKFVFGIGYDDDIDLARRAIVEEISALDGVLDDPAPDTRVTELGDSAVGIQSRFWIDDPDRGDYVAVRSTAVQRVKERFDDEGIDMPYVHRQLVGEVDVTERAAN, via the coding sequence GTGCATACTCTCACGGCCCTACAGTTCGGCCTCGGCGACGTGAGCGCCTTCGGCGTGGAGGCGACCGCGGTCGTCGGGAAGGCGGTGGCGTTCGTCGCCGGCTTCCTCGTCACGCTGTTGATCGGACGGATGGTGTTGATCCCGCTCCTGCTTCGCCTGCTCGAAGCCCGCGGGTTCACCGACGCGCTCCAGAGTTTGACCAAGAGCGTCGCCAACGCGCTCATCGTGTTCGCCGCGGTCGCCGTGGCGTTCATGGCCGCCGGCTTCCCGAGTTTCCTCACCGCCGCGGCGACGCTCTCGGGCGCGCTCGCGCTGGCGGTCGGCTTCGCCGCACAGGACCTCGTCGGCAACTTCGTCGCCGGCGTGTTCATCATCAAGGACAAACCCTTCGAGGTGGGCGACTGGATCGAGTGGGACGGCAACTCCGGCCGCGTCGAGGAGATCGACCTGCGGGTCTCGACGGTGCGGACGTTCGACAACGAGCGCATCACCGTCCCCAACGGCGACCTGGCGAACAACGCCATCACCAACCCCGTCGCCTACGAGAAACTCCGCCAGAAGTTCGTCTTCGGGATCGGCTACGACGACGACATCGACCTCGCTCGCCGGGCCATCGTCGAGGAGATCAGCGCCCTCGACGGCGTGCTCGACGACCCCGCCCCCGACACGCGCGTGACGGAACTGGGCGACTCGGCGGTCGGCATCCAGTCGCGCTTCTGGATCGACGACCCCGACCGCGGCGATTACGTCGCGGTGCGGAGCACCGCCGTCCAACGAGTCAAGGAGCGCTTCGACGACGAGGGGATCGATATGCCCTACGTCCATCGCCAACTGGTCGGCGAGGTCGACGTGACCGAACGCGCGGCGAACTGA
- a CDS encoding phosphoribosylaminoimidazolesuccinocarboxamide synthase, whose amino-acid sequence MTSVKEFRVDREPTDDELGRGRFVFTDDYSVFDWGRMPDRIPEKGRSLCTMGADNFERLADAGVPTHYRGVVSPDDAGSDAPPTYDLDAVSGPPRQMAIDLTVVPDLPHGADGYDYDQFHASAGSHYLVPLEIVFRNEVPIGSSLRARKEPEDVGLDRHRWPDEAVSLPEPIVEFSTKFEEQDRYLDDDAAAEIAGRADLDDLRETALAVNEVITERAAETGFVHEDGKIECLWVDGEVRVADVAGTFDENRFAYDGQELSKEVLRQFYKGYDPDWVAAVKDAKAVAEAEGVADWKSFCEESPEPLPADVREVAGEMYAAGTNAYTGREWFEAPAIEDAVDAVRDL is encoded by the coding sequence GTGACCAGCGTCAAGGAGTTCCGCGTCGACCGGGAGCCGACCGACGACGAGCTGGGCCGGGGCCGGTTCGTCTTCACCGACGACTACTCCGTCTTCGACTGGGGGCGCATGCCCGACCGGATCCCCGAGAAGGGCCGGAGCCTCTGTACGATGGGGGCGGACAACTTCGAGCGCCTCGCCGACGCCGGCGTCCCCACCCACTACCGCGGGGTCGTCTCGCCCGACGACGCCGGCAGCGACGCGCCCCCGACGTACGACCTCGATGCCGTCTCCGGCCCACCCCGGCAGATGGCCATCGACCTCACGGTCGTGCCGGACCTCCCCCACGGCGCGGACGGCTACGACTACGACCAGTTCCATGCGAGCGCCGGGAGCCACTACCTCGTTCCGCTGGAGATCGTCTTCCGCAACGAGGTGCCCATCGGCTCCAGCCTGCGGGCGCGGAAGGAGCCCGAGGACGTGGGACTGGATCGCCACCGGTGGCCCGACGAGGCCGTCTCCCTGCCGGAACCGATCGTGGAGTTCTCCACGAAGTTCGAAGAGCAGGACCGCTACCTCGACGACGATGCGGCCGCCGAGATCGCGGGCCGCGCCGACCTCGACGACCTCCGGGAGACCGCCCTCGCGGTCAACGAGGTCATCACCGAGCGCGCCGCGGAGACGGGGTTCGTCCACGAGGACGGCAAGATCGAGTGTCTCTGGGTCGACGGCGAGGTCCGCGTCGCCGACGTGGCCGGCACGTTCGACGAGAACCGCTTCGCCTACGACGGCCAGGAGCTCTCGAAGGAGGTGCTCCGGCAGTTCTACAAGGGGTACGACCCCGACTGGGTCGCCGCCGTGAAGGACGCCAAAGCCGTCGCCGAGGCCGAGGGCGTCGCCGACTGGAAGTCCTTCTGTGAGGAGAGCCCCGAACCGCTCCCCGCCGACGTGCGGGAGGTCGCCGGCGAGATGTACGCCGCCGGGACGAACGCCTACACGGGCCGGGAGTGGTTCGAGGCCCCCGCCATCGAGGACGCCGTCGACGCCGTTCGGGACCTATAG
- a CDS encoding Lrp/AsnC family transcriptional regulator: MDAQRDLLALLLDDARQSTEDLARQTGLSADEVEAAIDDLEAAGVVHGYQAVVDWANADEERVEAHVELNVELDRETKYEDIARRIANHPEVETLRLVSGDYDFSAVVVGDSMRDVSAFVADRIAPIPEVTQTVTHFVMDTYKHRGVDFGGGDEDDRLSVSP, from the coding sequence ATGGACGCCCAGCGCGACCTTCTCGCACTACTGCTCGACGACGCCAGACAGTCGACCGAGGACCTGGCGCGCCAGACTGGACTGTCCGCCGACGAGGTGGAGGCGGCCATCGACGACCTCGAAGCGGCGGGCGTCGTCCACGGCTATCAGGCCGTCGTCGACTGGGCCAACGCCGACGAGGAGCGCGTCGAGGCTCACGTCGAACTCAACGTCGAACTCGACCGTGAGACGAAGTACGAGGACATCGCTCGACGCATCGCCAACCACCCCGAAGTGGAGACGCTCCGACTGGTCTCGGGGGACTACGACTTCTCGGCGGTCGTCGTCGGCGACTCGATGCGGGACGTGTCGGCGTTCGTCGCCGACCGCATCGCCCCCATTCCGGAGGTGACCCAGACGGTGACCCACTTCGTCATGGACACGTACAAACACCGCGGCGTCGACTTCGGCGGCGGCGACGAGGACGACCGCCTCTCGGTCTCGCCATGA
- the purS gene encoding phosphoribosylformylglycinamidine synthase subunit PurS, which translates to MTAYTATVTVRLKRGVLDPEAETTQKTLERLGFELGDLRSADQFEVDLDADDADDAAERADEMAQRLLANPTLHDYDVVVAEQAE; encoded by the coding sequence ATGACCGCCTACACCGCGACGGTGACGGTGCGGCTGAAACGCGGCGTGCTCGACCCCGAGGCCGAGACGACCCAGAAGACCCTCGAACGGCTCGGCTTCGAACTCGGCGACCTGCGGTCGGCCGACCAGTTCGAGGTCGATCTGGACGCCGACGACGCCGACGACGCCGCCGAGCGCGCCGACGAGATGGCCCAGCGCCTGCTCGCGAACCCGACGCTCCACGACTACGACGTGGTCGTGGCCGAACAGGCAGAATGA
- the cofG gene encoding 7,8-didemethyl-8-hydroxy-5-deazariboflavin synthase subunit CofG: MIPAADEYDIDISVPEAGIERLLDATPDDAPAADALTFSRNVFIPLTTACRYTCTYCTYYDVPGEATLMSPEEIREECRIGADAGCTEALFTFGDDPDERYTAIHEQLAEWGHDSIHEYLREACEIALEEGLLPHSNPGDQTREQMAEVADVNASMGVMLETTADVRAHSGGRRKTPGQRLNTIRNAGELGVPFTTGILVGIGEDWRDRAESLLAIRELHKRYDHIQEVIVQNVVPNERSAFEKPDLETMRRVVSMARVALPEEVSVQVPPNLTPARELLDCGVDDLGGVSPITDDYINPDYEWPALRELGDIAGGAGVPLYERLPTYDRYLPDELRRESFDGHVADEPSNGGAWLPPAIRERIDADDAHGRRFRAVARRDGPLSVPE, encoded by the coding sequence GTGATCCCGGCCGCCGACGAGTACGACATCGACATCTCGGTCCCCGAGGCGGGGATCGAGCGCCTGCTCGACGCCACGCCCGACGACGCCCCGGCGGCCGACGCGCTGACGTTCTCCCGGAACGTGTTCATCCCGCTGACCACCGCCTGCCGCTACACCTGCACCTACTGCACCTACTACGACGTTCCCGGCGAGGCGACGCTGATGAGCCCCGAGGAGATCCGCGAGGAGTGCCGGATCGGCGCCGACGCCGGCTGTACGGAGGCCCTGTTCACCTTCGGCGACGACCCCGACGAGCGCTACACCGCGATCCACGAACAGTTGGCCGAGTGGGGCCACGACTCGATCCACGAGTACCTCCGCGAAGCCTGCGAGATCGCCCTCGAAGAGGGCCTGCTGCCCCACTCCAACCCCGGTGACCAGACCCGCGAGCAGATGGCCGAAGTGGCGGACGTGAACGCCTCGATGGGCGTGATGCTGGAGACGACCGCCGACGTGCGCGCCCACTCCGGCGGTCGGCGGAAGACGCCGGGCCAACGGCTCAACACGATCCGGAACGCCGGCGAACTGGGCGTCCCCTTCACCACCGGCATCCTCGTCGGCATCGGCGAGGACTGGCGCGACCGCGCGGAGAGCCTGCTGGCGATCCGGGAACTGCACAAACGCTACGACCATATTCAGGAGGTGATCGTCCAGAACGTCGTCCCGAACGAGCGCTCCGCCTTCGAGAAACCCGACCTCGAAACGATGCGCCGCGTCGTTTCGATGGCCCGCGTGGCCCTGCCCGAGGAGGTCTCCGTACAGGTGCCACCGAACCTCACGCCCGCCCGGGAGCTACTGGACTGCGGCGTCGACGACCTCGGGGGCGTCTCGCCGATCACGGACGACTACATCAACCCCGACTACGAGTGGCCGGCGCTGCGGGAACTGGGCGACATCGCCGGCGGCGCGGGCGTCCCGCTCTACGAACGGCTGCCGACGTACGACCGCTACCTCCCCGACGAACTGCGGCGGGAGAGCTTCGACGGCCACGTCGCCGACGAGCCGTCGAACGGCGGTGCGTGGCTCCCGCCCGCGATCAGGGAGCGAATCGACGCCGACGACGCCCACGGGCGGCGCTTCCGCGCGGTGGCTCGGCGCGACGGGCCGCTCTCGGTTCCGGAGTGA
- a CDS encoding archaeosine biosynthesis radical SAM protein RaSEA, with protein MSSEPTPEVYERGRGMDAHNQVMRDIRAENDASYDPHEPTRVWIDEDNTPDGVYQSLTIILNTGGCRWARAGGCTMCGYVAESVEGGSVSHEALMDQIQYCLDQEAEQADGKSGLIKIYTSGSFLDEREVPAETRQAIAETFADRERIVVESLPDFVDREKVAEFTEQGLETDVAIGLETATDRVRHDCVNKYFDFADFEDACAEARAADGGVKAYLLMKPPFLSEGEALSDMQSSVRRCGAVEGCHTVSMNPCNVQRYTMVDELFYEGGYRPPWLWSVAEVLRTTTDVDAIVVSDPVGHGSDRGAHNCGECDDRVQRAIKDFDLRQDPSVFEQVECECEFTWELVIEEEAGYNTPLSR; from the coding sequence ATGAGCAGCGAGCCGACGCCCGAAGTGTACGAACGCGGGCGGGGGATGGACGCGCACAACCAGGTGATGCGCGACATCCGAGCCGAGAACGACGCCAGCTACGACCCCCACGAGCCGACGCGGGTCTGGATCGACGAGGACAACACCCCCGACGGGGTGTACCAGAGCCTCACGATCATCCTCAACACCGGCGGCTGCCGGTGGGCCCGCGCCGGCGGCTGTACGATGTGTGGCTACGTCGCCGAATCCGTCGAGGGTGGCAGCGTGAGCCACGAGGCGCTGATGGACCAGATCCAGTACTGTCTGGACCAGGAGGCCGAGCAGGCCGACGGGAAATCCGGCCTCATCAAGATCTACACCTCCGGATCGTTCCTCGACGAGCGCGAGGTGCCCGCAGAAACGCGGCAGGCCATCGCCGAGACGTTCGCGGACCGCGAGCGCATCGTCGTCGAGTCGCTGCCGGACTTCGTCGACCGCGAGAAGGTCGCCGAGTTCACCGAACAGGGGCTCGAAACTGACGTGGCGATCGGGCTGGAGACGGCCACCGACCGCGTCCGCCACGACTGCGTGAACAAGTACTTCGACTTCGCGGACTTCGAGGACGCCTGCGCGGAGGCCCGCGCCGCCGACGGCGGCGTCAAGGCGTACCTGCTGATGAAGCCGCCGTTCCTCTCGGAGGGCGAGGCGCTTTCGGACATGCAGTCGAGCGTCCGGCGCTGTGGCGCCGTCGAGGGCTGTCACACCGTCTCGATGAACCCCTGTAACGTCCAGCGCTACACGATGGTCGACGAACTGTTCTACGAGGGCGGCTACCGGCCGCCGTGGCTCTGGTCGGTCGCGGAGGTACTGCGGACGACGACGGACGTCGACGCCATCGTCGTCTCGGATCCCGTGGGCCACGGAAGCGACCGCGGCGCGCACAACTGCGGCGAGTGCGACGATCGAGTGCAGCGCGCGATCAAGGACTTCGACCTGCGGCAGGACCCATCGGTGTTCGAGCAGGTCGAGTGTGAGTGTGAGTTCACGTGGGAGTTGGTGATCGAGGAGGAAGCGGGCTACAACACGCCGCTCTCTCGGTAG
- a CDS encoding mechanosensitive ion channel family protein, which produces MFPIQSVALPGWLPFREAIAGLPDPIVSLGMFVLVTGVFAGGGLFVAAPALRVLTRRLGGHDRLQQFVSNLTRVLSGVAAVLVGLLAGGFDLASGAFAAVLLLAGLGVAIAADDLVRDVVGGFFLLLSQPFARGDWIAVDGVEGRVERVGVRTTAVRTFDNETTTVPNGVLNEQPVTNRSAQQELRQTFHFGIAYDESLSTAMEAVLMAAREVEGVAEEPVPEVRAVDLEPSWVTLRATVWMQDPTRLEYVDTRSRFIRAVKAALMENGIDINPNKTEISGQIGTAEIDSDGAVLEREGN; this is translated from the coding sequence ATGTTCCCGATCCAGTCCGTGGCGCTCCCTGGCTGGCTCCCGTTCCGTGAGGCGATCGCGGGGCTGCCGGACCCGATCGTCAGCCTCGGCATGTTCGTCCTCGTGACGGGCGTGTTCGCCGGGGGCGGCCTGTTCGTCGCGGCTCCGGCGTTGCGCGTGCTGACCCGACGGCTCGGCGGCCACGACCGGCTCCAGCAGTTCGTTTCGAACCTGACGCGGGTGCTCTCGGGCGTGGCCGCCGTGCTGGTCGGCCTCCTCGCCGGCGGGTTCGACCTCGCCTCCGGCGCGTTCGCAGCCGTCCTACTGCTGGCCGGCCTCGGGGTCGCCATCGCGGCCGACGACCTCGTCAGAGACGTGGTTGGGGGGTTTTTCTTGCTGCTCTCCCAGCCGTTCGCCCGCGGCGACTGGATCGCCGTCGACGGCGTCGAGGGCCGCGTCGAGCGCGTCGGCGTCCGGACGACGGCGGTGCGGACCTTCGACAACGAGACCACCACCGTCCCCAACGGCGTGCTGAACGAACAGCCGGTCACCAACCGCTCGGCCCAGCAGGAGCTTCGCCAGACGTTCCACTTCGGCATCGCCTACGACGAGAGCCTCTCGACGGCGATGGAGGCGGTGTTGATGGCCGCCCGCGAGGTCGAGGGCGTCGCCGAGGAGCCGGTGCCGGAGGTCCGCGCGGTCGACCTCGAACCCTCGTGGGTCACGCTGCGGGCGACGGTCTGGATGCAGGACCCGACCCGGCTGGAGTACGTCGACACGCGCTCGCGGTTCATCCGCGCGGTGAAGGCCGCCCTGATGGAGAACGGGATCGACATCAACCCCAACAAGACCGAGATCAGCGGACAGATCGGGACCGCCGAGATCGACTCCGACGGCGCGGTCCTCGAACGCGAGGGGAACTGA